GTCAACGATTGAATATAAGGCCGATGGTTCCATACAATCTTCCGATTCAGATGTTCTTTTTGACTTAGAAGCCACATTAAATTTAAACTACAGCTCTTTAATCCGAGAACGAAAGTCTGCATTACAAGCTGTGATTGACGAAATGGAAATGTTGCTTTTTGATGAGGCTTTACTAAAGGAATATGCTGAATCTCATCTCAAAGTTTTTCTTGAAGAAACCGAAGAGAAGACTCCCTTTGTGGGTATTCTTGTTTGGTATCTGAGAGGTTTTGTTAGGTAGAATTGATGCAGTACAAAACCGTAGCAGAAACATCTGAAGCAACTGTGGTTGCAGAATACACCCCGGCCCGTTCCCGTTCCGATGCCTACCAGAGTGAAGCTGACCTGGAACGAGAATTCATAAAGATGCTTCAAAATCAAGGCTATGGTTATCTGCAAATCCATACCGAAGATGATTTGGTACAAAACCTCAGGACCCAGATCGAGAATTTGAATAATTTCAAGTTTACCGATGGGGAATGGGATCGTTTCTTTACGGAATTCATCGCCAACAGGAATGAAGGAATTGTTGAAAAGACCCGGACAATCCAAGAGGATTATGTCAAGACTTTAAAGACCGACAAGGGTGCATCCAAGAATATCAAGTTGATAGACAAGGCGAACATCCACAACAATACTCTTCAGGTCATTAACCAGTATGAAGAAGAACAAGGAACTCACAACACCCGATATGATGTTTCTATCCTAGTTAACGGTCTTCCTTTAGTCCATGTGGAACTGAAGCGCAGGGGAGTGGCTATTCGTGAGGCTTTTAATCAGATTGATCGTTATCAGAGAGATTCTTTCTGGGCAGGTTCCGGCCTCTATGAGTATGTGCAAATTTTCGTAATCAGCAACGGAACTCACACCAAGTATTATTCCAATACCACCCGTAACGCCCATATTAAGGAATTGGCTGTAGGTGGTTCCAAAAAGAATATCAAGACCAGTAATAGTTTTGAATTTACCAGTTTCTGGGCTGATGGCAATAACAAGAATATCCCGGACTTGGTGGACTTCACAAAGACGTTCCTTGCCAAGCACACTATCCTTAATGTTCTTACCAAGTATTGCGTATTCACTTCAGAAGAATTGCTCTTGGTAATGCGTCCGTACCAGATTACTGCCACAGAACGCATTTTAAACCGTATTACCATTGCCAACAATTACAAGACAATGGGCAAGTTGGATGCTGGTGGATACATCTGGCACACGACTGGTTCCGGCAAAACCTTGACCAGCTTCAAGACCGCTGTTCTAGCCAGTGGCCTGGATTATGTGGATAAGGTTCTTTTTGTAGTTGACCGTCAGGATTTGGATTATCAGACCATGAAGGAATATGACCGTTTCCAGAAGGGAGCGGCAAATGGCAATAAGTCCACAAAGATTCTCCAGGACCAGCTGGAAGACCGTAATCAGAAGGGCGGTCATCACGAATACAAAATTATCGTGACCACAATCCAAAAGCTGGGTTGTTTCATTACCAAAAACAAGACTCACGATATCTACAAGAAGCATATTGTATTTGTTTTCGATGAATGTCATCGAAGCCACTTTGGTGAACTGCATCAAAAGATTACCAAGACCTTCAAGAATTATCATCTGTTCGGCTTCACAGGGACTCCTATATTCCCTCAGAATGCTGGCAGCAGCAAGAATCCGCTGCTGAAGACTACAGAACAGGCCTTTGGTGATAAGCTGCATCATTACACCATTGTGAATGCAATTAACGATGGTAATGTACTGCCTTTCCGCATAGATTACGTTAATACCGTTCAAGTAAAAAAGAACCTGGTTGATAAGAAAGTCTCTGCTATTGATACAGAAGAAGCTATGTGCGATCCGAAGAGGATTGCCGAGATTGTTTCCTATGTTCTTGAACATTTTGATCAAAAAACAAAGCGTAATACGTTCTATCAGGTCAAGGACCAGAGACTTTGTGGATTTAATTCCATCTTTGCAACCGCTTCTATCCCCATGGCCAAGAAATACTATGAGGAATTCAAGAAGCAAATTAAGGCAAAGTATTCGCCTTTAAAAATTGCCACAGTATTCAGTTATGCGCCCAACGAAGAAGATGTGGGTGGAATTCTGACGGAAGAAGAATTTGAAACTGGGGCAATGAGTAAATCTGATAGAGACTTTCTTGATTCTGCCATTAAGGACTATAACAAGACTTTCTCTACCAACTTTGATACGTCTGGTGACAAGTTCTTGAATTACTACAAGGACATTTCCCAAAGGATGAAAAAAAGGGAAATTGACCTTCTGATAGTTGTCAATATGTTCCTGACGGGTTTTGATGCCACTACGCTGAATACTTTATGGGTGGATAAAAACCTTAAACAACATGGGCTGTTGCAGGCTTATTCTCGAACAAACCGTATTCTTAATTCTGTCAAGACATTTGGTAACATAGTCTGCTTCCGTTCCTTGCAAAAAGAAACGGATGATGCGATTGCTTTGTTTGGCGACAAGGATGCCGGTGGAATCGTTATCCTAAAAACCTTTAGCGAATATTACAATGGTTACAAGGATGACAAGGGCAAGAAACAGCCTGGTTATAAGCAGCTGCTTGATGAATTGAAGACCATGTATCCGCTTGGTCAAGAAATTTTAGGCGAAAAGGCTGAAAAGGAATTTATCCGTTTGTTCGGAGCAGTCCTTCGCTTAAGAAATATTCTTTCTTCTTTTGATCAATTCAATGATCTGGATATTTCAGAAAGAGACCTGCAGGATTATCAGTCTATCTATGTAGATTTGCATGATAAGTATGCGCATCAGCAGAATGGCTCGAAGGAATCCATCAGGGATGACATTGAGTTTGAATTGGAATTGATCAAGCAAGTCGATATCAATATTGATTACATCTTGGCCTTAGTCGCCCAATATCATGACAGTAACTGCAAGGATAAGAAGATCAAGGCTCAAATCACCAAAGCCCTGAATGCTAGTGTTGAACTCCGCAGCAAACGTGAACTGATTGAAGCCTTTGTGAAGAAGGTTAATGTCGATACCGATGTTGACAAGGATTGGAAGGAGTTTGTCAAGGAACAACAGGAAAATGACCTTGTTCAAATCATTTCTGATGAAAACCTGAAGGAAGAAGAGACTAGGGAATTCATCATCAATTCTTTCAGAGATGGCGAACTGGATGAATCCGGTACAGATATCGCCAATATCATGCCTAAAATGTCCAGATTTGGCGGTGGCAACCGTTCCGAAAAGAAAGCAGATGTCATCGCCAAATTACGTCAATTCTTTGAGAAGT
Above is a genomic segment from Fibrobacter sp. UWH6 containing:
- a CDS encoding type I restriction endonuclease subunit R, whose amino-acid sequence is MQYKTVAETSEATVVAEYTPARSRSDAYQSEADLEREFIKMLQNQGYGYLQIHTEDDLVQNLRTQIENLNNFKFTDGEWDRFFTEFIANRNEGIVEKTRTIQEDYVKTLKTDKGASKNIKLIDKANIHNNTLQVINQYEEEQGTHNTRYDVSILVNGLPLVHVELKRRGVAIREAFNQIDRYQRDSFWAGSGLYEYVQIFVISNGTHTKYYSNTTRNAHIKELAVGGSKKNIKTSNSFEFTSFWADGNNKNIPDLVDFTKTFLAKHTILNVLTKYCVFTSEELLLVMRPYQITATERILNRITIANNYKTMGKLDAGGYIWHTTGSGKTLTSFKTAVLASGLDYVDKVLFVVDRQDLDYQTMKEYDRFQKGAANGNKSTKILQDQLEDRNQKGGHHEYKIIVTTIQKLGCFITKNKTHDIYKKHIVFVFDECHRSHFGELHQKITKTFKNYHLFGFTGTPIFPQNAGSSKNPLLKTTEQAFGDKLHHYTIVNAINDGNVLPFRIDYVNTVQVKKNLVDKKVSAIDTEEAMCDPKRIAEIVSYVLEHFDQKTKRNTFYQVKDQRLCGFNSIFATASIPMAKKYYEEFKKQIKAKYSPLKIATVFSYAPNEEDVGGILTEEEFETGAMSKSDRDFLDSAIKDYNKTFSTNFDTSGDKFLNYYKDISQRMKKREIDLLIVVNMFLTGFDATTLNTLWVDKNLKQHGLLQAYSRTNRILNSVKTFGNIVCFRSLQKETDDAIALFGDKDAGGIVILKTFSEYYNGYKDDKGKKQPGYKQLLDELKTMYPLGQEILGEKAEKEFIRLFGAVLRLRNILSSFDQFNDLDISERDLQDYQSIYVDLHDKYAHQQNGSKESIRDDIEFELELIKQVDINIDYILALVAQYHDSNCKDKKIKAQITKALNASVELRSKRELIEAFVKKVNVDTDVDKDWKEFVKEQQENDLVQIISDENLKEEETREFIINSFRDGELDESGTDIANIMPKMSRFGGGNRSEKKADVIAKLRQFFEKYFGLITFEDEDKELVSNLVKMPYNAIGESFISSMAAEGKAEYDAGKK